DNA from Paraburkholderia sp. ZP32-5:
CATCGTTTTTTAAAGGAAAGTTCGAAATGTCCGATTCAGATTTGTTATCTACTCGTAAGGTTAAGGGGGCGCTGGCGAGAAGAATCGGGCTGATCGCAATGGTCGGTCTGCTGATGGCCGGCACACTCGCTTCTCTCGACGCCGAAGCCCGCCGCATGGGCGGTGGCCGCAGCATCGGCCGTCAATCGAATAGCCTGCAGCAGCAACGTCAGACGCCGCCGCCGTCGCAACCGGCGCAAAACAGTCAAACCACGCAGCAGCAACGCGCGCAGCCGGCGCCCACGCCGGCCGCGCCGGCCACATCGCCGAACCGTAATCGCTGGCTTGGGCCGATTGCCGGTCTTGCCGCGGGTCTGGGCATCGCTGCGCTGCTGTCGCATTTCGGGCTCGGCGAAGCGTTCGCCGGCATGTTCGCCAATGTGATCGTGATCGCGTTGATCGCGATGATCGTGATCTGGCTGATTCGCCGCTTCACCGGCCGCAAGCGCAATGCGACGCAGCCCGCGTATGCCGGCACGGCGCCGTCGCTCAATACGAGCGGCACTGGCTATGCGCAGGAACCGCGCTACAGCGCGCCGCCCACCGGCTCGTATCTCGAACCGCAAGGCAATCCGCTCACCACGCCGTCGGTCGGTGCGACGCCGTCGGTGCCGGCTGGCTTCGATTCGGAAGCGTTCCTGCGCAACGCGAAGGTGTACTTCGTGCGTTTGCAGGCCGCGTGGGACGTCGGCAACATCGAGGACATCCGCGAATTCACGACGCCGCAAATGTTCGCCGAAGTGCGCGTCGACCTGGCCTCGCGCGGCACGCAGCAGAATCAGACCGATGTCGTGCAGCTGAACGCCGAACTGCTCGGCGTCGAGGAACGCGCGAACGAATACTTCGCGAGCGTGCGCTTCTCCGGCTTGATTCGCGAAGAGCCGGGCGCGGCGGCGGAGCCGTTCGTCGAGGTCTGGAATCTGTCGAAGGCGAATCGTCCCGGCGAAGGCTGGTTGCTCGCCGGCATCCAGCAGGTGGAGCAGCACTAAAGTGTTGACGCGCCGGGCGAGGCTTGTCTCGACAAAGCCCCGCGTGGCGCCTGCCTCGCGCATCGCATAGGCCGTTCGGCCGAGGATGCCGCGAAGCGAACGGACGTTACAATAGGAACCCGCGCAAGCACCTCGCTCGCGCGGGTTTTTTCTTGCCATTCTCGATGACCCTTGCCGCCAAGCCCTTCGCTGCTGCTGTCAATCATCTGCTCGCCCGCGAATCGTGGGCACGTGAGCGCCTCGTCCCTTACGCGGGCAAGACCGCCCGTCTGTCATGTCCACCGGTTGTCGTCGCGCTGCTCGTGCAGCCGGACGGTTATCTCGGCACAATCGGCGAAGCCGAAGCGGCTCAGTTCGACGTGACGATTTCGGTGCCGTCCGATGCGCTGCCGGCTTTCGTGCAAGGCGGCCAGGCCGCCGTGATGAAGCATGTGAAGATCGAAGGCGACGCCGAGTTCGCGACCGTGATCGCGAAGCTTGCCGAGCATTTGCGCTGGGAGCCGGAGGAAGATCTCGCGAAGCTGATCGGCGACGGGCCGGCATGGCGCATCGCGTCGGTCGTGCGCTCGGTCGGCGAGCATGTGCAGCGCACTGGCCGTAATCTGCTCGATACCGCCGCTGAGTATCTGCTCGACGAGAATCCGCAACTGGTGCGCCGTACCGCGCTCGCGGACTTCAACGTCGAGCTGGCCCGCGCGCGCGATGCGCTGGCGCGTGTGGAGAAGCGCATTGAGCGTCTCGAACAGAAGGTCGAAGCCCGCGGCGCGCATGCGCCGGGTGGCGCCGCCACGTCGCGCGGCACGCGCTAGTCACCGGGCCCAGTCATGCGTTTTCTGCGTTTTCTCAAGATATTTTTTACCGTCATCCGCTTCGGCCTCGACGAAATGATGCTGAGCCGGATCAACGACCGGCGCGTGCGTCTGTTGCTGCGCATTACCACGCTCGGCCGCAAGTTCGACGCGCCGCCGGGTGTGCGTCTGCGGCTCGCGCTCGAAAGCCTCGGGCCGATTTTCGTCAAGTTCGGCCAGGTGTTGTCTACACGGCGCGATCTGTTGCCAGTCGACATCGCCAACGAACTCGCGAAGCTGCAGGACCAGGTGCCGCCGTTCGATTCGGCGGTCGCGATCGCGCTCGTCGAGAAATCACTTGGCGCACCGGTCGACGTGCTGTTTGACGATTTCGAGCGGGTGCCGGTCGCGAGCGCGTCGATCGCGCAGGTTCACTTCGCGAAGGTGAAGGCCGGCCAGCACGCGGGCAAAGCCGTCGCGGTGAAGGTGCTGCGCCCGAACATGCTGCCGGTGATCGACTCCGACCTCGCGCTGCTACGCGACATTGCCGTGTGGGCCGAGCGCCTGTGGGCCGACGGCAAGCGTCTGAAGCCGCGCGAGGTGGTCGCCGAATTCGACAAATACCTGCACGACGAACTCGACCTGATGCGCGAGGCGGCCAACGGCAGCCAGCTGCGGCGCAACTTCCAGGGGCTCGATCTGCTGCTCGTGCCGGAGATGTACTGGGAGTTCTGCACGCCGACGGTGCTGGTGATGGAGCGCATGGTCGGCGTGCCGATCAGCCAGGTCGATACGCTGCGCGCGGCCGGCGTCGACATTCCGAAGCTCGCGCGCGAAGGCGTCGAAATTTTCTTCACGCAGGTGTTCCGCGACGGCTTTTTCCATGCGGACATGCACCCCGGCAATATCCAGGTGAGCCTCGATCCGGCGCACTTCGGCCGCTATATCGCGCTCGACTTCGGCATCATCGGTGCGCTGTCTGATTTCGATAAAAACTACCTCGCGCAGAACTTCCTCGCCTTTTTCAAGCGTGACTACCATCGCGTCGCGACGCTGCATCTTGAGTCAGGCTGGGTGCCGCCGAACACGCGCGTCGAGGAACTCGAAAGCGCGATCCGCGCGGTCTGCGAGCCGTATTTCGATCGCGCGCTGAAAGACATTTCGCTCGGCCAGGTGCTGATGCGCCTGTTCTCGACGTCGCGCCGCTTCAACGTCGAAATCCAGCCGCAACTCGTGCTGCTGCAAAAGACCATGCTGAACGTCGAAGGTCTGGGCCGCTCGCTCGATCCGGAGCTGGATCTGTGGAAGACGGCGAAGCCTTACCTCGAACGCTGGATGAACGAACAGATCGGCCTGCGCGGCTGGTATGAACGCTTGAAGATCGAGGCGCCGCAGTGGAGCAAGACGCTGCCGCAGTTGCCGCGCCTCGTCCATCACATGCTTGCCGAGCGTCATCATCCGGCCGGCGGCGCGAACGACGATGTGATTCGCCAGATTCTGCTGGAGCAAAAGCGCACTAACCGTCTGCTGCAAGGCCTGCTGCTGTTCGGCGTGGCGGTCGGCGTCGGCGCGGTGCTTGCGCGAGCGTTTCTTGCGCTTGCTTATGGCGGCTGAGCGCGGCGCGTGATTTTGCCGCCGCCGATTCGAGCGACCATCCAGTTGCCGGTTCGGCCGCTGCTCATGGCGGCGGCTGGGCGCAACCCCGTACGAGGCATCCGATGAGCGATCCGACCCAACCCTCCATACCTGCTTTCGCGAGCCGCGACCCGAATTCACCCGAGTTCTGGAACGAACGCTTCGAGCGCCGCTACACGCCATGGGATCAGGCCGGCGTGCCGTCCGCGTTTCGCGCCTTCGCTGAACGACACCGCGACGCCGCGGTGCTGATTCCGGGCTGCGGCAGCGCATACGAAGCGGCGTGGCTCGCGCAGCAGGGCACGCCGGTCCGCGCGATCGACTTTTCGCCGGCTGCCGTCACGGCGGCGCGCGCACAGTTGGGCGCCCAGCACGCGCAACTGGTCGAGCAGGCGGATTTCTTCACTTATGAGCCGCCGTTCACGCCCACGTGGATTTATGAGCGAGCGTTTTTCTGCGCGCTGCCGCTAGCGCGCCGCGGCGACTACGCGCAGCGGATGGTCGAACTGTTGCCGCCCGGCGCGTTGCTCGCGGGCTTCTTTTTTTTCGGCGCGACGCCGAAGGGGCCGCCGTTTGGTGTCGAACGCGGTGAACTCGATGCGCTTTTGACGCCGTACTTCGAGCTGATCGAAGACGAGGCAGTGGCCGATTCGATCGCCGTCTTCACAGGACGTGAGCGCTGGCTCACCTGGCAGCGCCGCGCGTAACGTCGGCGGTCTCACGTCGCGCGCGCCGCGCTGTGCCACGTCGCTTGCCCTTGATAGCGCGAACGGGCGCCCCCATTTGCCCCGCTGGCGGTCGCGTCACGCGTTCGCCTTCCCGAAAACAGGGGAACGGCCATCGTTTGCGGCTATAATTCAAGGCTTTGCAAGCGTTTACAAGATTTCAGTAGGGATTTGGAGTAGGAAAAGCATCATGCCGATCTACGCTTATCGTTGCGGGTCATGCGGTTTCGGGAAGGACGTGCTCCAGAAGATGAGCGACCCCCAGTTGACGCAGTGTCCCGAATGCGGAAAAGACACCTTTAGCAAGCAGCTCACCGCCGCCGGCTTCCAGTTGAAAGGCTCCGGCTGGTACGTGACCGATTTCCGCGGCGGCAGCGGTGGCGCGAGCGCCCCGGCCACATCGGAAGCGAAATCCGAAGCGGCGCCGGCCGCTGCGCCGGCTACCGCGGCCGTGCCGGCGGCCACACCCGCTGCTCCGGCCGCCACGGCGGATACGAGCGGTTCCGGCAGCGCCTAGTGGGACTGCCGCCCTCGCGGGCGGTGCATCTAGCGCGCGCCGGGCTTCGACCGGCGCGGCTTTCTGGCGGTACACATGACGACGAAAAAGACGACGCTCAAATCGGTGTTTCTGACCGGCCTGCTGGTGCTGGTGCCTTTGGCCATCACACTGTGGGTGCTCGGTCTGATCATCGGCACGATGGACCAGACGCTTTTGCTGCTGCCCAGCTCCTGGCAGCCGGAACGCGCAATCGGCTACCGTCTGCCGGGTCTCGGCGCGGTGCTCACCCTCGCGTTCATCTTCGTCGTCGGGCTGTTGACGCAGAATTTCATCGGGCAGAAGCTCGTCAAGTGGTGGGAGCTGCTGGTCGCGCACATCCCGGTCGTCGGTCCGCTTTACACGAGCGTCAAACAGGTCTCCGACACGCTGCTGTCGAGCAGCGGTAACGCGTTCCGTAAGGCGCTGCTGATCGAATACCCGCGCCGCGGGTCCTATACGATCGCGTTTCTGACCGGTATTCCGGGCGGCGACGTGGTCAATCACCTGAAAGAAGACTACGTTAGCGTCTACGTGCCGACTACGCCGAACCCCACGTCCGGCTTCTTCCTGATGGTGCCGAAAAGCGAAGTGATCGAGCTCGACATGACGGTCGACGCTGCGCTCAAGTACATCGTCTCGATGGGTGTCGTGGCGCCGGCCTCGCCGACGCCGGCGCCGGTGCGCCGCACCACCGTCGAGCCTCCGCTGTAATGCCGGCGCGCAACGCTTCATGCAGGATCATCTGCGGCGCGCCGTTCAACCAATGCAAAACGAAAGACAAACATCATGTCGATGAGATCTGAATACTGCGGTCTGGTGACCGAAGAACTGCTGGGCCAATCCGTCTCGCTGTGCGGCTGGGTAAGCCGCCGCCGCGACCATGGCGGCGTCATCTTCATCGACCTGCGCGATCGCGAAGGGCTCGTTCAGGTCGTCTGCGACCCGGATCGCGCGGACATGTTCAAGGTCGCCGAAGGCGTGCGCAACGAGTTCTGCGTGCAGATCAAGGGTCTCGTGCGCAACCGTCCGGAAGGCACGACCAATGCCGCGCTCAAGAGCGGCAAGATCGAAGTGTTGTGCCACGAGCTGATCGTGCTGAATGCGTCGGTTACGCCGCCGTTCCAGCTCGACGACGACAACCTGTCGGAAACCACCCGCCTCACGCATCGCGTGCTCGATCTGCGCCGTCCGCAGATGCAGCACAACCTGCGCTTGCGCTACCGCGTCGCGATCGAAGTGCGTAAGTACCTCGACGAGCAGGGCTTCATCGACATCGAAACGCCGATGCTGACGAAGAGCACACCGGAAGGCGCGCGCGACTACCTCGTGCCGTCGCGTACCAATCCGGGCCAGTTCTTCGCGCTGCCGCAGTCGCCGCAGCTGTTCAAGCAGCTGCTGATGGTCGCGAACTTCGATCGTTACTACCAGATCACCAAGTGCTTCCGCGACGAAGACCTGCGCGCCGACCGTCAGCCGGAATTCACGCAGATCGATTGCGAAACCTCGTTCCTGTCGGAACAGGAAATCCGCGATCTGTTCGAAGCGATGATCCGTCACGTGTTCAAGACGACGATCGGCGTCGCGCTCGACGACAAATTCCCGGTGATGGAATACGCGGAAGCGATGCGCCGCTTCGGTTCGGACAAGCCGGACCTGCGCGTGAAGCTCGAATTCACTGAGCTGACCGACGCGATGCGCGACGTCGACTTCAAGGTGTTCAGCACGCCGGCCAACACGAAGGACGGCCGCGTCGCGGCGCTGCGCGTACCGAAGGGCGGCGAGCTGTCGCGTGGCGATATCGACAGCTACACGGAATTCGTGCGTATCTACGGCGCGAAGGGTCTTGCGTGGATCAAGGTCAACGAAGCAGCGAAGGGCCGTGATGGTCTGCAAAGCCCGATCGTCAAGAACCTGCACGACGAAGCGCTGAAGGCGATCATCGAGCGCACCGGCGCGCAAGACGGCGACATCATCTTCTTCGCGGCGGATCGCGCGAAGGTCGTCAACGACAGCCTCGGCGCGCTGCGTCTGAAGATCGGTCATTCGGAATTCGGTAAGGCCAACGGTCTGGTCCAGTCCGGCTGGAAGCCGTTGTGGGTCGTCGACTTCCCGATGTTCGAATACGACGAGGAAGATAACCGCTACGTCGCCGCGCACCATCCGTTCACGAGCCCGAAGGACGAGCATCTCGAGTTCCTCGAAACGGATCCGGCGCGCTGCCTCGCGAAGGCGTACGACATGGTGCTGAACGGCTGGGAAATCGGCGGCGGCTCGGTGCGTATCCATCGCGAAGAAGTGCAGAGCAAGGTGTTCCGTGCGCTGAACATCAACGCCGAAGAAGCTCAGGCCAAGTTCGGCTTCCTGCTCGACGCGCTGCAATACGGCGCGCCGCCGCACGGCGGTATCGCGTTCGGTCTGGACCGCATCGTCACGATGATGGCCGGTGCCGATTCGATCCGCGACGTGATCGCGTTCCCGAAGACGCAACGTGCGCAGGATCTGCTTACGCAAGCGCCGAGCGAAGTCGACGAGCGTCAGCTGCGCGAACTGCACATCCGTCTGCGTTCGCCGGAACCGAAGGTGTAAGCAAAGCCGGGCCGCGTGGCGCGGCCTCGCTATCAGCCGCGAGTTGGACCGTACTGGCCGTTGCCCGTGTGGTTCCAAAGACGCTGATCAGCACGCAATTCAGGCGGTGATCGCAAACGCGACGGTTGTAAAAAAGCTGCAAAACGGCCACGGCCGACCGCAAAAACAGGCATCAGAGAAGCAAAAAGGCGCTGAGGTGAACTTCACCTCAGCGCCTTTTTTACTTTTTGCGTTACAGTTAAGCCACCGTTTTTTAGACCCTTTCGACCGTCATCCGACATGTACCGCGCGAGCGCCGCGCCCAGTTTTTACGCCATGCCGAAACCGCCGAAAATTCCGCAGTCCGTCCTCGTCGTCATCCACACGCCCGCGCTCGACGTGCTGTTGCTTGAGCGCGCCGATCATGCCGGCTTCTGGCAGTCGGTGACCGGCTCGAAGGACCGGCTCGACGAACCGCTCGTCGACACGGCAGTGCGCGAAGTCGGCGAGGAAACCGGCATCGTGATCGGCGGTGCGTCGGTGCCGCAAAGCGCGCTGTTCGACTGGCGCTATTCGATCGAATACGAGATCTACCCGGAATTCCGCCATCGCTATGAAGCCGGCGTGATCCACAACACCGAGCACTGGTTCAGCCTGCAGGTCCCCGAGCGGATCGACGTGGCAATCGCGCCGCGCGAACACACCGCGTTTCTATGGCTGCCGTATGAAGAGGCGGCATCGCGCTGTTTTTCGTCGTCGAATGCGGATGCGATCCTGCAGTTGCCACGCCGGCTCGGCGCGCGCGCGGCCAGCGCGCCGTCCGAGTTTCAACCCGATCCACGGACCGGCCCGCGAGCCGGGGAGCGTGGCCAGTGAGCGCTGGCGGCGCGGGTCGTTTCGCGCGGCTGCGGCACACGCTGCTCGGCCGCCGTTACTGGCAGCGCTACCGCTTCACCAGTAACAACGAAGTCAAGCTGCTGCGCTCCGGCGATCAATACTTCGACGCGCTGATCGAGCGCATCGACGCCGCAGCGCAAAGTGTCGCGCTCGAAACCTACATCTTCTGCGACGACGACGCCGGCCAGGCCGTCAACGACGCGTTGCTGCGCGCCGCGTCGCGCGGCGTCAGGGTGCGCGTGATTACCGACGGCATCGGCACCGCGCGCCTGAAGATGTTCGAGCAATGGCCGCTCGCCGGCATCGACCATCGCATCTACAACCCTCATCTGTTCGGCCGCTTCGGCTTTTCGCGCACGCATCGCAAGCTCGCGATCATCGACGATCAGTACGCGTATTGTGGTGGCATCAACATTGTCGACGACTACGAGAACAACGGCGAGAAGCTGCCATACCGCCGCTGGGATTTCGCGGTCGAGTTGCGCGGACCGGTGGTTGCCGACGTGCGCGACGCGTTCAACGTG
Protein-coding regions in this window:
- a CDS encoding Tim44 domain-containing protein; this translates as MSDSDLLSTRKVKGALARRIGLIAMVGLLMAGTLASLDAEARRMGGGRSIGRQSNSLQQQRQTPPPSQPAQNSQTTQQQRAQPAPTPAAPATSPNRNRWLGPIAGLAAGLGIAALLSHFGLGEAFAGMFANVIVIALIAMIVIWLIRRFTGRKRNATQPAYAGTAPSLNTSGTGYAQEPRYSAPPTGSYLEPQGNPLTTPSVGATPSVPAGFDSEAFLRNAKVYFVRLQAAWDVGNIEDIREFTTPQMFAEVRVDLASRGTQQNQTDVVQLNAELLGVEERANEYFASVRFSGLIREEPGAAAEPFVEVWNLSKANRPGEGWLLAGIQQVEQH
- a CDS encoding ubiquinone biosynthesis accessory factor UbiJ; its protein translation is MTLAAKPFAAAVNHLLARESWARERLVPYAGKTARLSCPPVVVALLVQPDGYLGTIGEAEAAQFDVTISVPSDALPAFVQGGQAAVMKHVKIEGDAEFATVIAKLAEHLRWEPEEDLAKLIGDGPAWRIASVVRSVGEHVQRTGRNLLDTAAEYLLDENPQLVRRTALADFNVELARARDALARVEKRIERLEQKVEARGAHAPGGAATSRGTR
- the ubiB gene encoding ubiquinone biosynthesis regulatory protein kinase UbiB; protein product: MRFLRFLKIFFTVIRFGLDEMMLSRINDRRVRLLLRITTLGRKFDAPPGVRLRLALESLGPIFVKFGQVLSTRRDLLPVDIANELAKLQDQVPPFDSAVAIALVEKSLGAPVDVLFDDFERVPVASASIAQVHFAKVKAGQHAGKAVAVKVLRPNMLPVIDSDLALLRDIAVWAERLWADGKRLKPREVVAEFDKYLHDELDLMREAANGSQLRRNFQGLDLLLVPEMYWEFCTPTVLVMERMVGVPISQVDTLRAAGVDIPKLAREGVEIFFTQVFRDGFFHADMHPGNIQVSLDPAHFGRYIALDFGIIGALSDFDKNYLAQNFLAFFKRDYHRVATLHLESGWVPPNTRVEELESAIRAVCEPYFDRALKDISLGQVLMRLFSTSRRFNVEIQPQLVLLQKTMLNVEGLGRSLDPELDLWKTAKPYLERWMNEQIGLRGWYERLKIEAPQWSKTLPQLPRLVHHMLAERHHPAGGANDDVIRQILLEQKRTNRLLQGLLLFGVAVGVGAVLARAFLALAYGG
- a CDS encoding methyltransferase domain-containing protein, with translation MSDPTQPSIPAFASRDPNSPEFWNERFERRYTPWDQAGVPSAFRAFAERHRDAAVLIPGCGSAYEAAWLAQQGTPVRAIDFSPAAVTAARAQLGAQHAQLVEQADFFTYEPPFTPTWIYERAFFCALPLARRGDYAQRMVELLPPGALLAGFFFFGATPKGPPFGVERGELDALLTPYFELIEDEAVADSIAVFTGRERWLTWQRRA
- a CDS encoding FmdB family zinc ribbon protein, whose product is MPIYAYRCGSCGFGKDVLQKMSDPQLTQCPECGKDTFSKQLTAAGFQLKGSGWYVTDFRGGSGGASAPATSEAKSEAAPAAAPATAAVPAATPAAPAATADTSGSGSA
- a CDS encoding DUF502 domain-containing protein; protein product: MTTKKTTLKSVFLTGLLVLVPLAITLWVLGLIIGTMDQTLLLLPSSWQPERAIGYRLPGLGAVLTLAFIFVVGLLTQNFIGQKLVKWWELLVAHIPVVGPLYTSVKQVSDTLLSSSGNAFRKALLIEYPRRGSYTIAFLTGIPGGDVVNHLKEDYVSVYVPTTPNPTSGFFLMVPKSEVIELDMTVDAALKYIVSMGVVAPASPTPAPVRRTTVEPPL
- the aspS gene encoding aspartate--tRNA ligase, whose protein sequence is MSMRSEYCGLVTEELLGQSVSLCGWVSRRRDHGGVIFIDLRDREGLVQVVCDPDRADMFKVAEGVRNEFCVQIKGLVRNRPEGTTNAALKSGKIEVLCHELIVLNASVTPPFQLDDDNLSETTRLTHRVLDLRRPQMQHNLRLRYRVAIEVRKYLDEQGFIDIETPMLTKSTPEGARDYLVPSRTNPGQFFALPQSPQLFKQLLMVANFDRYYQITKCFRDEDLRADRQPEFTQIDCETSFLSEQEIRDLFEAMIRHVFKTTIGVALDDKFPVMEYAEAMRRFGSDKPDLRVKLEFTELTDAMRDVDFKVFSTPANTKDGRVAALRVPKGGELSRGDIDSYTEFVRIYGAKGLAWIKVNEAAKGRDGLQSPIVKNLHDEALKAIIERTGAQDGDIIFFAADRAKVVNDSLGALRLKIGHSEFGKANGLVQSGWKPLWVVDFPMFEYDEEDNRYVAAHHPFTSPKDEHLEFLETDPARCLAKAYDMVLNGWEIGGGSVRIHREEVQSKVFRALNINAEEAQAKFGFLLDALQYGAPPHGGIAFGLDRIVTMMAGADSIRDVIAFPKTQRAQDLLTQAPSEVDERQLRELHIRLRSPEPKV
- the nudB gene encoding dihydroneopterin triphosphate diphosphatase — its product is MPKPPKIPQSVLVVIHTPALDVLLLERADHAGFWQSVTGSKDRLDEPLVDTAVREVGEETGIVIGGASVPQSALFDWRYSIEYEIYPEFRHRYEAGVIHNTEHWFSLQVPERIDVAIAPREHTAFLWLPYEEAASRCFSSSNADAILQLPRRLGARAASAPSEFQPDPRTGPRAGERGQ